The following are from one region of the Cloacibacterium sp. TD35 genome:
- a CDS encoding phosphatase PAP2 family protein encodes MRNILLAFLVFSNFLFSQKKDSLVFSEKPKFTSKQLIIPATLMTAGSIVLTTENRDFSVTENKNFLAFGDYPEDYLQFAPHISLYAFEWAGMKPKTDFWNRTAILAKSEILVFGSTYILKKAIKKPRPDGSNEFGFPSGHTANVFAGATMLSMEYGDNYRWVPYVAYSVATGVGILRIAHDKHYWSDVIFGAGLGILSTKIAYWTHQYQWNKKSEKDNLTILYKEHL; translated from the coding sequence ATGAGGAACATACTTTTAGCATTTTTGGTTTTTTCAAATTTTCTTTTTTCGCAAAAGAAAGACAGTTTAGTTTTTTCAGAAAAACCAAAATTCACTTCAAAACAACTCATTATCCCTGCTACTTTAATGACAGCAGGAAGCATCGTTTTAACTACAGAAAATAGAGATTTCAGTGTTACAGAAAACAAAAATTTCTTGGCTTTTGGAGATTATCCCGAAGATTACCTTCAATTTGCGCCTCATATTTCACTTTACGCTTTTGAGTGGGCAGGAATGAAACCTAAAACCGACTTCTGGAACAGAACTGCTATTTTGGCAAAATCTGAAATTCTTGTTTTTGGCAGTACTTATATTTTGAAAAAAGCGATTAAAAAGCCTCGCCCCGATGGAAGCAATGAATTTGGTTTCCCTAGCGGTCATACTGCGAATGTTTTTGCAGGTGCTACAATGCTTTCTATGGAATATGGTGATAATTACCGTTGGGTGCCCTATGTTGCTTATTCTGTAGCAACTGGAGTGGGCATTTTGAGAATTGCTCACGACAAACATTATTGGAGCGACGTGATTTTTGGGGCTGGATTAGGAATTTTATCTACTAAAATCGCTTATTGGACGCATCAATATCAATGGAATAAAAAATCAGAAAAAGATAATCTCACGATTTTATACAAAGAACATTTATAA